In Acinetobacter sp. WCHAc010034, a genomic segment contains:
- the ftsY gene encoding signal recognition particle-docking protein FtsY yields the protein MQQQSNGQNNFLIDADIGDDDVTLPSLPAVNVPIVDAPKEQTAVPEPVASEAQPEEAPSKGGFFGRMKDGLTKTRRNFTDGMVNILIGGKEIDDELLEEVEEQLLVADIGVEATKTIIANLTERTARGDLIYSHSLYKALQEELVALLAPRVKPLHIDPNKNPYVILVVGVNGVGKTTTIGKLAKRLQGEGKKVMLAAGDTFRAAATEQLQIWGERNNIAVVAQGHGADSASVIFDAFESARAKGVDVLIADTAGRLHNKSNLMQELTKVKRVMQKIDATAPHEVMLVVDAGTGQNAINQVEVFDEAVGLTGITITKLDGTAKGGVLFNIASRTHVPIRFIGVGEKIDDLRPFSAKSFVAALFETEKQ from the coding sequence ATGCAACAGCAATCTAATGGGCAGAATAATTTTTTGATTGATGCTGATATCGGAGATGATGATGTCACATTACCGAGCTTACCTGCGGTAAATGTGCCAATAGTGGACGCTCCAAAAGAGCAAACTGCGGTTCCTGAGCCTGTAGCATCAGAAGCGCAGCCGGAAGAAGCTCCATCTAAAGGCGGTTTCTTCGGGCGAATGAAAGACGGGCTGACTAAAACCCGCAGAAACTTTACTGACGGCATGGTGAATATCCTCATCGGCGGTAAAGAAATTGATGATGAATTGCTGGAAGAAGTCGAAGAGCAGCTTCTGGTTGCCGATATCGGTGTAGAGGCGACTAAAACCATTATTGCGAATTTGACCGAGCGCACTGCGCGCGGCGACTTAATTTACTCGCATTCGCTGTATAAAGCGCTTCAGGAAGAGCTGGTTGCGCTGCTGGCGCCGCGGGTTAAGCCCCTGCATATTGACCCGAACAAAAACCCTTATGTGATTTTAGTAGTGGGCGTGAACGGCGTGGGCAAAACCACAACCATTGGCAAGCTGGCCAAACGCCTGCAGGGCGAAGGCAAGAAAGTCATGCTGGCTGCCGGCGACACTTTCCGCGCGGCGGCCACAGAGCAGCTGCAGATTTGGGGTGAGCGCAACAATATTGCGGTGGTTGCGCAGGGCCATGGCGCAGACAGCGCATCGGTTATTTTTGATGCTTTTGAAAGCGCCCGCGCCAAAGGCGTAGATGTCTTGATCGCGGATACGGCAGGCCGCCTGCATAACAAGAGCAACCTGATGCAGGAGCTGACCAAAGTGAAGCGCGTGATGCAGAAAATTGATGCAACCGCGCCGCATGAAGTGATGCTGGTGGTTGATGCAGGAACCGGCCAAAATGCAATCAATCAGGTCGAAGTATTTGATGAGGCGGTTGGCCTGACCGGCATCACCATTACCAAGCTGGACGGCACGGCCAAAGGCGGCGTGCTGTTCAATATTGCCAGCCGCACCCATGTGCCGATCCGCTTTATCGGCGTGGGTGAAAAAATTGATGACTTGCGCCCATTCTCTGCAAAGTCATTTGTCGCAGCGCTGTTTGAGACTGAAAAGCAATAG